TCGCTGCGGGATCTGTTCGGCTACCGGGCCGCGTTCCGGTGCACCACCCCGAACAGCTCCAACATCGTCCTTGGTCACGGCTGGGCCGAGCAGGGCTACTCCGCTACCGACATCTCGCCCAGCAACCAGGGCGCGGCCTACCTCATCGCTGAAGGCGGCGTGCCCCGCCGCATCAAGGTCGCCTACCTGTCGGATGCCCAGATCTCGGGCATCGCCGACTACGCCGCCTGGATTCGCCGGCCCACCGGCTTATCCGTCCCGGCTGGCACCGCCACCGAGTGGGAGGCCGTGGCATGACCACCCGCGAACGCACCTACGCCAAGGCCAACAACCAACGGGCGGCGCAGTTCGTCGAGCTGTGGATCGTCGCCCAGCCGCACGAGATCGCGGCCATGGTCCAGGTCGCCTCGGCCAGCGGCCGACTCGTCTACCTGTCCCCGCCGACCTCGATGGGCGGCGACGACACCCGCCACCGCCGCTACCTGCGGCTACGCACCACCTGAAACGGCCGACAGGACCGGAATCGCCTCGCAAGCTCGCCGGTCCTGCCGACCTCCACCAACAGCCCTACCGAAAGGACGTGGCTGCCATGAAGGCTACCCAAAACCCACCCACCACCGTTCAGGTCACACCCGCTGACCTGCTGCGGATGGCCGCCCTCTACCTGCGCCGACACGGCTGGCACCAGGGCACCTACTACGCCAACACCACCGACAACCCGACCCCGCCGGCCTGCGCCGCCGGGGCCATCGGCATCGCCTGCGCCGGATACCGCGTCGAGCGCTTCTCCCAGCTCGACCCCGACGCCCTCGCCGACTACCTCGCCGCCCTCGGCGTGTTCGTCGACTACCTCGACACCACCGCCCCCGTGTTCTTCATCGACGAAGACGGCTACCTGCTCGACGAGCACACCTCGCCCTACTCGTGG
Above is a window of Micromonospora coriariae DNA encoding:
- a CDS encoding DUF6197 family protein, giving the protein MKATQNPPTTVQVTPADLLRMAALYLRRHGWHQGTYYANTTDNPTPPACAAGAIGIACAGYRVERFSQLDPDALADYLAALGVFVDYLDTTAPVFFIDEDGYLLDEHTSPYSWNDDPARTAEQVITALTAAAAEWDSLRNAGGENA